One genomic window of Chitinophagaceae bacterium includes the following:
- the mltG gene encoding endolytic transglycosylase MltG has translation MAKKKKSQSKLRRYVIAFFVVVGIFAVLIGYRYYHRVYAPNIEFADEKEFLYIPTGSDYEQLLAILYDKKIVKNIEAFEWVATKMELRGNVHAGKYRLEKNMNNYELVKMIRGGLQEPVKLVIIKFRLKEDVAGFVGRKLEADSVAILNALNDEYELTQFSLTPENSISLIIPNTYEFRWNTNAVQFMKRMKKEYDRFWTEDRKSQAALLQLTPAEVITLASIVEEETNYQSEKSTVAGVYLNRIHRGMVLQADPTVKFAIKDFSIKRVLNVHLAFVSPYNTYLNKGLPPGPICTPSIKTVDAVLNAEQHDYLYFCANPDKPGTHSFAKTYQQHLLNARRYQEWLGRQ, from the coding sequence ATGGCCAAAAAGAAAAAATCACAATCAAAGCTTCGCCGGTATGTGATTGCGTTTTTTGTTGTGGTAGGTATTTTTGCAGTCTTAATCGGGTATCGTTATTATCACAGGGTATATGCTCCCAATATCGAATTTGCAGACGAGAAGGAATTTCTTTATATCCCGACGGGTAGCGATTACGAGCAACTGCTTGCGATTTTGTATGACAAAAAAATTGTAAAAAACATTGAAGCTTTTGAATGGGTTGCCACCAAGATGGAGCTTCGAGGCAATGTGCATGCGGGAAAATACCGTTTGGAAAAAAACATGAATAATTATGAACTGGTAAAAATGATTCGTGGTGGATTGCAGGAACCGGTAAAACTTGTGATCATTAAATTCAGACTGAAAGAAGATGTCGCAGGTTTTGTTGGCCGTAAACTGGAAGCTGATTCTGTTGCAATACTAAATGCACTGAATGACGAATACGAATTGACACAATTCTCATTAACGCCGGAAAATTCAATCTCGCTGATTATTCCGAACACATATGAATTTCGCTGGAATACGAACGCCGTGCAATTTATGAAACGGATGAAGAAGGAGTATGACCGTTTCTGGACGGAGGACCGGAAAAGTCAGGCTGCCTTACTGCAACTTACACCGGCAGAGGTTATCACGCTTGCTTCTATTGTTGAAGAAGAAACGAATTACCAGTCGGAGAAAAGTACTGTTGCCGGCGTATATCTGAATAGAATTCATAGAGGCATGGTGCTGCAGGCAGATCCCACCGTAAAGTTTGCAATAAAAGATTTTTCGATTAAGCGTGTTCTGAATGTACATCTTGCATTTGTTTCGCCATACAATACATATCTTAATAAAGGGCTTCCGCCCGGTCCCATTTGTACGCCATCCATCAAAACAGTGGATGCAGTATTAAATGCCGAACAACATGATTATTTATATTTTTGCGCGAATCCTGATAAGCCCGGTACACATTCATTCGCGAAAACTTATCAACAGCATCTTTTGAATGCACGGAGGTATCAGGAGTGGTTAGGGAGGCAATAG
- a CDS encoding tetratricopeptide repeat protein — protein sequence MKQRFLFSICFFSISVSLIYCSAPKKEVAETPLYKSWNDTVGYVGMSTCKNCHQQIYETFINTGMGESWDVASPQKSSGRFDAHNVVYDSYKDFYYKPFWKDSLLYIMEYRLSGKDTIYKRSEQISYIVGSGQHTNSHIWQVNGYLYQAPLTFYTQKGIWEMPPGFEDGMNTRWNRIISIECMNCHNMYPDFDTTSENKFTVVKKGIECERCHGAGEAHVNEKLKGILIDTSKYIDYSIVNPKKLSRDLQVELCQRCHLQGISVLNEGKTFFDFKPGQPLNTVMNVFMPRYEGGEGKFIMASHVDRMKQSKCYLQSQMTCLTCHNPHISVKVTLPSQFNATCKSCHGTENHGCKLPVNQRMTEKDNCFKCHMPVSETLDIPHVTVHDHRIQVPVTDRKRQEIQKFVGIECMTTKNPSPLLMAKGYLQTFEAFSAQPYLLDSANKYLESVKDKSDANFTAEQLRYFYLKKQFKKVVELSGKMDAGKINDSWTAYRIGEGNYQLGDFNRALDFYQQAVVLKSSDPEFNNKLGSVLVALKRLNEAKEVFEKIVQDQPKFAPALSNLGYVYFLNSDFEYSGTLYDRALALDPDYEQALMNKIALLIVLRKNDEAGQLAVRVLKINPDNEKAKMVLKGLGS from the coding sequence GTGAAACAGCGCTTCCTCTTTTCAATCTGTTTTTTCTCCATCAGCGTTTCATTAATCTATTGCAGTGCTCCCAAAAAAGAGGTTGCTGAAACACCACTTTATAAAAGCTGGAATGATACTGTAGGATATGTAGGAATGAGCACCTGCAAAAACTGTCATCAGCAGATTTATGAAACTTTTATTAATACAGGAATGGGTGAAAGCTGGGATGTTGCCTCACCACAAAAATCATCCGGCAGGTTTGATGCGCACAATGTCGTGTATGACTCGTATAAAGATTTCTACTATAAACCATTCTGGAAAGATAGCCTGTTGTATATTATGGAGTACAGGTTGAGCGGAAAGGACACCATTTATAAACGATCTGAACAAATCTCCTATATCGTTGGCTCCGGACAACACACCAACTCTCATATCTGGCAGGTGAATGGTTACCTCTACCAGGCACCCTTAACGTTTTACACGCAAAAAGGAATCTGGGAAATGCCTCCGGGATTTGAAGACGGCATGAATACACGATGGAACCGTATCATCAGTATTGAATGCATGAATTGCCACAACATGTATCCTGATTTTGATACCACCTCAGAAAATAAATTTACCGTGGTGAAAAAGGGAATTGAATGTGAGCGCTGTCATGGTGCTGGTGAAGCGCATGTGAATGAAAAATTGAAAGGTATTTTAATTGATACATCAAAGTACATTGACTATTCTATCGTGAATCCGAAAAAGCTTTCACGGGATCTGCAGGTTGAATTGTGTCAGCGTTGTCACCTGCAGGGTATTTCTGTTTTGAATGAAGGAAAAACTTTTTTTGATTTCAAACCAGGGCAACCATTGAACACGGTCATGAATGTTTTTATGCCACGTTATGAAGGTGGAGAAGGGAAATTCATCATGGCTTCCCATGTAGACAGGATGAAGCAAAGTAAATGCTATCTGCAATCGCAGATGACCTGTCTGACTTGTCACAATCCGCACATCAGCGTAAAGGTTACACTGCCTTCGCAATTTAATGCTACCTGCAAATCATGTCATGGAACAGAAAATCATGGATGTAAACTTCCCGTGAATCAGCGCATGACTGAAAAGGATAACTGCTTTAAATGTCACATGCCTGTTTCTGAAACGCTTGATATTCCTCATGTAACGGTGCACGATCACCGGATACAGGTGCCGGTGACGGACAGAAAAAGACAGGAAATTCAAAAGTTCGTAGGAATTGAATGCATGACGACAAAAAATCCGTCACCGCTTTTAATGGCGAAGGGTTACCTGCAAACGTTTGAAGCATTCTCGGCACAACCTTACCTGCTTGATTCCGCCAATAAATACCTGGAATCTGTTAAAGATAAAAGTGATGCGAATTTCACTGCGGAGCAACTCCGTTATTTTTATTTAAAGAAGCAGTTTAAAAAAGTTGTTGAGTTGTCTGGAAAAATGGATGCAGGGAAGATTAATGATTCATGGACTGCCTATCGCATTGGAGAAGGCAATTACCAGTTGGGTGATTTTAACCGTGCATTGGATTTTTATCAGCAGGCTGTTGTGCTGAAGTCCTCAGATCCGGAATTCAATAATAAACTTGGCAGTGTGCTGGTGGCATTGAAAAGATTAAACGAAGCAAAGGAAGTGTTTGAGAAAATTGTACAGGATCAACCTAAGTTCGCTCCGGCATTGTCAAACCTGGGGTATGTATATTTCCTGAATAGTGATTTTGAGTATTCCGGAACTTTGTATGACAGGGCGCTTGCACTGGATCCTGATTATGAGCAGGCACTCATGAATAAAATTGCGTTGCTGATTGTGTTGCGAAAAAATGATGAAGCAGGACAACTGGCAGTGCGGGTGTTGAAAATAAATCCGGATAATGAAAAGGCGAAGATGGTTTTGAAAGGACTGGGGAGTTGA
- a CDS encoding T9SS type A sorting domain-containing protein, whose product MIKRMLQLITGFAVVAFWPIIAVAQETLIPLRYNAALFDHQSSTGSTRSAVTLPFIDDFSYPGPDPDPALWQNSGAYLNYTFPEDPVTYGVLTLDGLNGKGVPYDTASFSFSTIGPADTVTSVPVLLGALSAADSVYLSFFYQPGGIGDVPNTQIFNLFNYGVAFGDSIILEFKDNTGIWRHAWAHDGSSVQPFRQVLVKVAQTQFFHDDFQFRFRNYASLIGNYDQWHLDYVRMNSGRNHTDTLINDAAVQLYPTSILKTYQAMPWNQFQNYQEKEKADQHVLVIKNNFNAVKNTSYQYTATEKMSGSPVFTSPVQSKNIAASDTGEVRFESYDIPEFFNDTVIISTQYVIGATGDINTRNDSIVREQVFSNYMAYDDGSAEATYRLLGSPASLAQEYIVNTTDKLQGVLIHFSNTEENMSQNLFSLIVWSALNEADTLYRDDFLKPKYQKELNGFAFYRLSHAVEVTDTFYIGFQQSSVSNDLKTDIGFDLNTDSHTHLKYNLNNGWIDSQFPGTLMMRPVLGKDIPFQVGLQEPSPVGLSIAIYPNPVHDVLTLQYNGTAVYQYEILDNSGRVIQKTNGTKSIAVEQLMPGFYLLKVTEPATGKMSVKKFIKQ is encoded by the coding sequence ATTGTTTGATCACCAGTCTTCAACAGGAAGCACACGTTCAGCAGTCACCTTACCTTTCATAGATGATTTTTCTTATCCGGGTCCTGACCCTGATCCTGCATTGTGGCAAAATAGCGGAGCTTACCTTAATTATACTTTTCCTGAAGATCCCGTTACTTATGGAGTGCTTACGCTTGATGGCCTTAATGGAAAGGGTGTACCTTATGATACCGCGAGCTTCAGCTTCAGTACTATCGGACCTGCCGATACAGTTACATCTGTCCCTGTTTTGCTTGGCGCATTGTCCGCGGCCGATTCTGTTTACCTGAGTTTCTTTTATCAGCCGGGCGGTATTGGTGATGTACCCAATACGCAGATTTTCAATCTCTTTAATTATGGGGTAGCATTCGGAGATTCTATCATTTTAGAATTTAAAGACAATACAGGCATTTGGCGGCATGCCTGGGCACATGATGGAAGCAGTGTTCAGCCTTTCAGACAAGTGCTTGTAAAGGTTGCTCAGACGCAGTTTTTTCATGATGATTTTCAATTCCGTTTCCGCAATTATGCCAGTCTCATCGGTAACTATGATCAGTGGCATCTCGATTATGTGCGCATGAATTCGGGAAGAAATCATACGGATACATTAATCAATGATGCTGCGGTGCAACTCTATCCGACATCCATTCTTAAAACGTATCAGGCAATGCCCTGGAATCAGTTTCAAAATTACCAGGAGAAAGAGAAAGCGGATCAACACGTATTGGTGATAAAAAATAATTTTAATGCTGTTAAAAATACCAGCTATCAATACACTGCAACAGAAAAAATGAGCGGTTCACCGGTCTTCACATCTCCTGTTCAAAGCAAGAATATCGCTGCAAGCGATACAGGTGAAGTAAGATTCGAGAGCTATGATATTCCTGAGTTTTTTAATGATACGGTTATTATTTCCACGCAGTATGTGATTGGTGCAACCGGTGATATTAATACAAGGAATGATTCAATAGTACGCGAACAGGTGTTTTCAAATTACATGGCATATGACGATGGCAGCGCTGAGGCTACTTACCGTTTGTTGGGTTCGCCGGCGTCATTGGCGCAGGAGTATATAGTAAATACAACCGACAAACTTCAGGGCGTCTTGATTCATTTTTCCAACACAGAGGAAAACATGAGCCAGAATCTTTTTTCATTGATCGTATGGTCGGCACTGAATGAAGCAGACACTTTGTACCGTGATGATTTTCTGAAACCGAAATATCAAAAGGAGTTGAATGGATTTGCTTTTTATCGCCTTAGTCATGCCGTTGAAGTGACCGATACTTTTTACATAGGTTTTCAGCAAAGCTCCGTTTCCAACGACCTGAAAACTGATATCGGTTTCGATTTGAATACCGATAGCCACACGCACCTGAAATATAATCTCAATAATGGCTGGATTGATTCTCAATTTCCCGGCACGTTGATGATGCGGCCCGTGCTTGGTAAAGACATTCCATTCCAGGTAGGATTGCAGGAACCTTCGCCTGTTGGACTTTCCATTGCTATTTATCCTAATCCTGTTCACGATGTGCTTACTTTGCAATATAACGGCACAGCAGTGTATCAATATGAAATTCTGGATAATTCAGGAAGAGTTATTCAGAAAACCAATGGCACCAAATCAATTGCAGTTGAACAGTTGATGCCCGGTTTTTATTTATTAAAAGTTACCGAACCTGCGACAGGAAAAATGTCGGTTAAAAAATTCATCAAACAATAA
- a CDS encoding rhodanese-like domain-containing protein, which produces MQLITVEELKTRLDQHDLFHLIDVREQWEYEEFNIGAMNLPLSTFMSAIPDLEDWKEEEIIIHCKMGGRSMQAVAILEQMGFKNVKNVTGGMEEWKMKFPE; this is translated from the coding sequence ATGCAGTTAATTACAGTAGAAGAGCTAAAGACGCGATTGGATCAGCATGATCTTTTTCACCTGATTGATGTTCGTGAACAATGGGAATATGAAGAGTTCAATATTGGTGCAATGAACCTGCCCTTGTCAACATTTATGTCTGCTATTCCTGATCTGGAAGATTGGAAGGAGGAAGAAATTATCATCCATTGTAAAATGGGCGGCCGGAGCATGCAGGCCGTTGCGATACTTGAACAGATGGGCTTTAAGAACGTGAAGAACGTGACCGGAGGAATGGAAGAATGGAAGATGAAATTTCCTGAATAA
- a CDS encoding acyl-CoA thioesterase, which produces MYIHEIEIRVRYGEVDMMGYLYYGYYSFYYEQARVETMRSLGISYKKMEELGFMLPVRDLNIHFVKPAHYDDVVRIKTMIKKMPLVRHDFSYEMYNQKNELINKAETTLVYIDKDSRKPVSCPAFVQELLKPYLEH; this is translated from the coding sequence ATGTACATCCACGAAATTGAAATCCGCGTAAGGTATGGTGAAGTAGACATGATGGGTTATCTCTATTACGGTTATTATTCATTTTACTATGAGCAGGCGCGGGTGGAGACCATGCGAAGTCTGGGCATTTCATATAAGAAGATGGAGGAACTTGGTTTTATGTTACCGGTACGGGATTTAAATATTCATTTTGTGAAGCCCGCGCACTATGATGATGTTGTGCGCATCAAAACGATGATTAAAAAGATGCCACTCGTACGTCATGATTTCTCCTATGAGATGTATAACCAGAAAAATGAGTTGATTAATAAAGCCGAAACAACTTTAGTCTACATTGATAAAGACAGCAGGAAGCCTGTTTCCTGCCCTGCATTTGTACAGGAATTGCTGAAGCCTTATCTTGAACACTGA